In the genome of Blastopirellula marina, one region contains:
- a CDS encoding DUF447 domain-containing protein — protein sequence MLTTQNADGTVNVAPMGPCVDDQFTRFLLRPFPGSRTYENLLRTRQATFHVTDDVEMIAQAAVGDLHQPPAFLADCEAGYHVLAGCCRWYRLEADQIDTSGERAALNCRVVRQGHIRDFFGLNRAKHAVLELAILTTRVHILSAVEIDQAIATMMPWVEKTGGDAEVRAWEFLRTTIQERRIAARESS from the coding sequence ATGCTCACGACACAGAATGCCGATGGTACGGTGAACGTCGCTCCGATGGGGCCTTGCGTCGACGATCAGTTCACGCGGTTTCTACTGCGGCCTTTTCCTGGTTCACGAACGTACGAGAACCTGCTACGAACACGTCAGGCAACGTTTCATGTTACCGACGATGTCGAAATGATCGCTCAAGCAGCCGTGGGAGATTTGCATCAGCCTCCTGCTTTTCTGGCGGACTGTGAAGCTGGCTATCACGTTCTGGCTGGCTGTTGCCGTTGGTATCGGTTGGAAGCGGACCAGATCGATACGTCAGGAGAGCGGGCCGCATTGAACTGCCGTGTTGTACGGCAAGGGCACATCCGGGACTTCTTTGGCTTGAACCGCGCAAAGCATGCTGTGCTGGAACTGGCCATATTAACAACCCGCGTCCACATTCTTTCGGCAGTAGAGATCGATCAGGCGATTGCCACGATGATGCCATGGGTCGAGAAAACTGGGGGGGATGCGGAAGTCCGCGCCTGGGAATTCCTGCGGACAACGATCCAAGAGCGGCGAATTGCCGCCAGGGAATCGTCCTGA
- a CDS encoding anthranilate synthase component II encodes MILVIDNYDSFVHNLARYFRQLGQETVVRRNDAISVEEIKQIRPVAIVLSPGPCTPTESGICMDVVRQLQSEIPILGVCLGHQAIVEALGGRVVRSNRPMHGQASQITHDGTGVFRELPSPMQVGRYHSLIAEKESLPACLRIDAQTEDGTIMAVSHPSLPVVGVQFHPESVLTEHGYALLANFLQMAGLASPPKVNVAMPKIAIPGGAAFAEGDVYWSQEL; translated from the coding sequence ATGATATTGGTCATCGACAACTACGATAGCTTTGTGCACAACCTGGCGCGGTATTTTCGCCAGTTGGGGCAAGAGACTGTCGTGCGCCGTAACGATGCCATTTCCGTCGAAGAAATCAAGCAGATTCGACCGGTCGCGATCGTCCTTTCCCCGGGGCCATGCACGCCGACCGAGTCTGGCATTTGTATGGATGTCGTTCGCCAACTGCAGAGTGAAATTCCCATCTTAGGTGTGTGCCTGGGGCATCAGGCGATTGTCGAAGCGCTGGGTGGTCGGGTCGTCCGATCGAATCGGCCGATGCACGGCCAGGCCTCGCAAATCACGCATGACGGAACGGGCGTCTTTCGCGAGCTTCCTTCCCCGATGCAAGTCGGCAGGTATCACTCGCTGATCGCAGAGAAGGAATCGCTTCCGGCATGCCTGCGAATCGATGCCCAGACCGAAGATGGAACCATTATGGCGGTCTCGCACCCATCGCTGCCGGTGGTGGGAGTGCAGTTCCATCCGGAGTCGGTACTGACAGAGCACGGCTATGCCTTGCTGGCCAACTTCTTGCAGATGGCTGGCCTGGCGTCGCCACCCAAGGTCAACGTGGCGATGCCCAAGATTGCGATCCCAGGCGGAGCAGCGTTTGCCGAAGGTGACGTATATTGGAGTCAGGAATTGTGA
- a CDS encoding anthranilate synthase component I family protein, which translates to MMHRSPTLGTPLVTEMDERFRPEGVFERLANLPHVLWLDSARQGDTLGRYSFLMADPIEVIQAGPLQMEAALARLSELEKSFRLDNVAELPPFQGGAAGYFSYDLNRAFEKVPETRFNEFHLPLLSFGIYDWVAAWDHVQGKGWLFSTGFPEVDLEKRQSRAKAKADEVLGMFDCEAPRLEPAKPGRVIPANDLASCYACPEFPDVMSNFPKDDYLEAVRKSVEYIHSGDIFQVNLAQRLILEAKTSSPLLYLKLREKNPAPFAGYYDFGAGQIVSASPERFISVRDRTIESRPIKGTRRRSGRPELDMFWADELIRSKKDRAENVMIVDLLRNDLSRICRPESVEVTSLCGLETYQTVQHLVSIIVGELEDGVGVREILESIFPGGSITGAPKIRAMEIISELEPTARGPYCGSLGYIGFDGSIDWNILIRTVIASAGWWQFPVGGGIVADSDPLREYEETWHKALGLLHAVLDE; encoded by the coding sequence ATGATGCATCGTAGCCCAACCTTGGGAACTCCGCTGGTGACTGAGATGGACGAGCGATTCCGGCCTGAAGGCGTCTTTGAGCGTCTGGCGAATTTGCCCCATGTGCTCTGGCTCGACAGTGCTCGGCAGGGGGATACGCTCGGGCGATACAGCTTCCTGATGGCCGACCCGATCGAAGTTATCCAGGCCGGTCCGCTTCAGATGGAAGCCGCCCTGGCGAGATTGTCCGAGCTGGAGAAATCGTTTCGCCTGGATAATGTGGCGGAACTTCCGCCATTTCAAGGAGGAGCCGCAGGCTACTTTTCGTACGACCTGAACCGGGCATTTGAAAAGGTCCCGGAGACCAGGTTCAACGAGTTTCATCTCCCCTTGCTCTCGTTTGGCATTTATGACTGGGTAGCTGCATGGGATCACGTGCAGGGAAAGGGGTGGTTGTTTTCCACGGGCTTCCCTGAAGTCGATCTGGAAAAGCGACAATCCCGGGCTAAGGCCAAAGCGGATGAAGTCTTGGGGATGTTTGACTGTGAAGCCCCTCGCCTGGAACCGGCGAAACCGGGGAGAGTTATTCCCGCAAACGATCTGGCTTCCTGCTACGCTTGCCCAGAGTTCCCTGATGTGATGAGCAACTTCCCGAAAGATGACTATCTGGAAGCGGTGCGAAAGTCGGTCGAGTACATCCACTCCGGTGACATCTTTCAAGTGAACCTGGCTCAGCGGTTGATCCTGGAAGCGAAGACGTCGTCCCCCCTGCTCTATTTGAAACTGCGTGAAAAGAACCCGGCCCCTTTTGCTGGCTACTATGATTTCGGCGCGGGACAGATTGTGTCGGCGTCGCCTGAGCGATTCATTTCGGTACGAGATCGTACGATCGAGTCTCGGCCGATCAAGGGAACGCGACGTCGTAGCGGTCGGCCGGAACTCGATATGTTTTGGGCCGACGAATTGATCCGCAGTAAGAAGGATCGCGCTGAGAACGTGATGATCGTCGATCTGCTGCGGAATGATCTATCACGGATTTGTCGGCCGGAGAGCGTCGAAGTGACGAGTCTCTGCGGACTGGAAACCTACCAGACGGTGCAGCACCTGGTATCGATCATCGTGGGTGAGTTGGAGGATGGAGTGGGAGTTCGAGAGATCCTCGAATCGATCTTCCCAGGCGGCTCGATTACCGGTGCGCCGAAGATTCGGGCGATGGAGATCATTTCGGAACTTGAGCCAACGGCTCGTGGACCGTACTGCGGCTCGTTGGGGTATATCGGGTTCGATGGTTCGATCGACTGGAATATTCTCATAAGAACGGTAATCGCCTCGGCAGGCTGGTGGCAGTTTCCTGTCGGGGGAGGAATTGTGGCCGACTCGGACCCCTTGCGGGAGTACGAGGAAACGTGGCATAAAGCATTGGGACTTCTCCACGCGGTGCTCGACGAATGA